A single region of the Chryseobacterium sp. 6424 genome encodes:
- the deoC gene encoding deoxyribose-phosphate aldolase codes for MNITAFLDSTYLKTPAQAGISEEETLKKVYELTDEAIENNFFEVMIRPDYVKEIKNYLTLKKSGVKVGTVIGFHEGTASTAEKLAEAEKAIVDGVDELDYVINYEAYKAGKSDLVKDEFVAGTKLALENAKVVKWIIEIAALTDEQIVSITKDIRQWAEENFDEDQLPNIFVKSSTGFYPTENGKPNGATFEGIELMIQNAGKLPVKAAGGVKSPEDAQKMIEMGVKRIGTSSALSLISNKEITGGY; via the coding sequence ATGAATATTACTGCATTTTTAGATTCCACCTACCTCAAAACGCCGGCACAGGCAGGCATCAGCGAAGAGGAAACACTTAAGAAAGTATATGAACTGACCGATGAAGCCATCGAAAACAATTTTTTTGAAGTGATGATCCGGCCAGATTACGTTAAAGAGATCAAAAATTATCTCACTTTAAAAAAATCTGGAGTGAAAGTAGGAACGGTCATAGGTTTTCATGAAGGCACAGCCAGCACCGCTGAAAAACTCGCGGAAGCTGAGAAAGCCATTGTCGATGGCGTAGATGAGCTTGATTATGTCATTAATTACGAAGCATACAAAGCCGGAAAAAGCGATTTGGTAAAAGATGAATTCGTAGCGGGTACCAAACTGGCCCTCGAAAACGCGAAAGTCGTAAAATGGATCATCGAAATCGCCGCGCTTACTGATGAGCAGATCGTTTCGATTACAAAAGACATCCGTCAGTGGGCCGAAGAAAATTTTGATGAAGATCAACTTCCGAATATTTTCGTGAAATCATCCACAGGGTTTTATCCCACCGAAAATGGCAAGCCCAACGGTGCCACTTTCGAAGGTATTGAACTGATGATTCAAAACGCTGGTAAACTTCCGGTAAAAGCAGCCGGCGGCGTAAAATCGCCCGAAGACGCACAGAAAATGATCGAGATGGGCGTGAAGAGAATCGGGACCTCATCTGCGCTTTCACTTATCTCAAACAAAGAAATTACCGGTGGATACTAA
- a CDS encoding APC family permease produces MAENQKLEAKYGLFTAISMVVGQVIGSGIFFKVDDVLLSTQGNILAGLIGFVVVGISVVFGAISMANYAELLPKDGGILNYVNYRFGENAGYFVGWMYLSLFYPVLTAVLFTVSGIYIAHLCAEFMHFEPTSLHFLLIGFVNLLIFFVFNIFRPRSSGIFQQLTTVLKVLPLILIASMGILSLVKGDVEEQNTFAYAARNVAENQTLLMLIAASFIPISFAFDGWYIATQISGEIKNSRKNLPKALIIGTLAVMVIYISYYMGIVFGMSGDEIIRLKDTYITEFSRKIFADSGALIMQLFIIVSVLGTSNGLLLAMIRVPYQFAGLPKAKQFLKLNVVDTKTKMPVNSAFLGLGLVIFYLLAYYFTSTEKFFTEQNFDLSAIRSYSFTW; encoded by the coding sequence ATGGCAGAAAATCAAAAACTTGAAGCGAAATACGGCCTGTTTACCGCCATCTCGATGGTGGTAGGCCAAGTGATAGGCTCAGGAATATTTTTTAAGGTAGATGACGTGTTGCTTTCCACGCAGGGCAATATATTAGCAGGACTTATCGGTTTTGTCGTGGTGGGCATCAGCGTGGTTTTCGGGGCGATTTCGATGGCAAATTATGCTGAACTGCTGCCAAAAGACGGCGGAATCTTGAATTACGTTAATTACCGTTTCGGCGAAAACGCCGGTTATTTCGTGGGTTGGATGTACCTGAGTCTTTTCTATCCGGTGCTTACGGCTGTACTTTTCACGGTTTCAGGGATTTATATTGCGCATCTTTGTGCGGAGTTTATGCATTTTGAGCCTACCAGCCTCCATTTTTTACTGATCGGTTTTGTGAATCTGCTGATATTTTTTGTATTTAATATTTTCAGGCCCAGAAGCAGCGGAATTTTTCAGCAGCTGACCACCGTTCTGAAGGTCTTGCCGCTTATTTTAATTGCTTCAATGGGGATTTTAAGTCTTGTAAAAGGCGATGTCGAAGAGCAGAATACTTTTGCTTATGCCGCTAGGAATGTGGCTGAAAATCAAACACTTTTAATGCTGATTGCGGCCAGTTTCATCCCGATTTCGTTCGCGTTCGACGGTTGGTACATCGCGACGCAAATTTCTGGAGAGATTAAAAATTCTAGGAAAAATCTGCCAAAAGCGTTGATTATCGGTACGTTAGCGGTGATGGTGATTTATATTTCTTACTATATGGGAATCGTCTTCGGAATGAGCGGCGATGAAATCATCAGGCTGAAAGACACCTATATCACCGAATTTTCACGAAAGATTTTTGCTGACAGTGGCGCGCTGATCATGCAACTATTCATCATCGTGTCGGTTTTGGGAACGTCAAACGGCTTGTTGCTGGCGATGATTCGTGTGCCTTATCAATTTGCGGGTTTACCGAAAGCCAAACAGTTTCTGAAACTCAATGTGGTAGATACGAAAACAAAAATGCCGGTGAACAGTGCGTTTCTTGGGCTTGGGTTGGTGATTTTCTATTTACTTGCGTATTATTTTACAAGCACGGAAAAGTTTTTTACAGAACAGAATTTCGATTTATCGGCGATCCGATCGTATTCATTTACATGGTAA
- a CDS encoding TonB-dependent siderophore receptor — MKKVSISAAFLLAVGIMNGQQVQDSAKVSDIEQIELFGDVKRQQKGLEIITRLPLKPRDQIQSISIISSKAISEMGALTITDAAKNIPGVVLFSSYGGGAESMSIRGYRGTPTLKNGVLMNSDFRTSSLMADMQGVESLQVIRGSAAITQGIGSALGAAGGVINLVTKRPRFYNAGDIGFRYGNWNMYRPTLDLQRVLDANGKVAVRFNAAYQNNESYADYVKGERIYINPSIAYRPDARTEIVVEMDYMDDERTPNRGTVNLAADDVNAIYDMPKEKFLGFNTDVTRNKSLSFSTNIERKIGDFYKVRAAYMSSDTDLESSAVASLSLVQRSPNITNYGLRRRSVSKSSSEDNSKVFQFDFVGQDVQTGILKHTFQIGFDWKESATTTDAYGLVTNGVIDRAVNSIFVDNIDVTQQFSNILPASVDLSRLVNLGANAQAKSATIGVMAQEVMSIGKYVKAIMGVRYSKFNGDSQDGQKYAWDPSVGVMVSPLENVNIYGSYTTTTSLRGNSNPLEGGGTVGASVTRQWEAGVKSDWFDERLRFNINLFDMDMNNLSYSILDQAGNATGLYGLAGDLKRRGVEIDLIGKLLPELEVMAGYAYLDAFYENSPAYVNDSRPMMAAEHTANGWLNYTVKDGALAGLHFGGGVYYVGERPINEYTQKTIVHNTQPGVKPFMLDAYTTVNAQIGYRYKNVKVKVFANNLTDAIGYSSYYRGGYLNRIDPRNFAVQLNYLF, encoded by the coding sequence ATGAAGAAAGTAAGCATCAGTGCAGCGTTTCTTTTAGCTGTAGGAATAATGAACGGACAGCAGGTTCAGGACTCCGCGAAGGTTTCCGACATCGAACAGATTGAATTATTTGGTGATGTAAAGCGTCAGCAGAAAGGTTTGGAAATCATTACAAGATTACCATTGAAACCCCGCGACCAAATCCAGAGCATCTCCATCATTTCCTCGAAAGCAATCTCGGAAATGGGTGCGCTTACCATCACTGATGCCGCCAAAAACATTCCGGGTGTAGTACTTTTCAGTTCTTATGGTGGTGGTGCGGAAAGTATGTCGATCCGTGGCTACCGAGGTACGCCTACCCTTAAAAACGGCGTACTGATGAACTCTGACTTCCGAACAAGTTCGCTGATGGCTGATATGCAGGGTGTAGAAAGTTTACAGGTCATCCGTGGTTCCGCAGCGATCACACAAGGTATCGGTTCCGCGTTAGGAGCGGCCGGTGGTGTCATCAACCTTGTAACTAAAAGGCCCCGTTTCTATAACGCAGGTGACATCGGTTTCCGCTACGGCAACTGGAATATGTACCGTCCTACCCTGGATCTCCAGAGAGTCCTGGATGCCAACGGAAAAGTAGCCGTACGTTTTAACGCAGCTTATCAGAATAATGAATCCTACGCAGATTACGTAAAAGGAGAAAGAATCTACATCAACCCATCCATCGCTTACCGACCAGACGCCAGAACGGAAATCGTAGTTGAAATGGATTATATGGATGACGAACGCACACCGAATCGCGGAACCGTAAACTTGGCCGCGGATGATGTAAATGCCATCTACGATATGCCGAAAGAAAAGTTTTTAGGCTTTAATACGGATGTTACCCGAAACAAAAGCCTTAGTTTTTCAACAAACATCGAAAGAAAGATCGGTGATTTCTATAAGGTACGTGCGGCGTACATGTCGTCCGACACAGATCTGGAATCATCAGCCGTTGCCAGCCTGTCTTTGGTACAACGTTCACCGAACATCACTAATTACGGTTTAAGAAGAAGAAGCGTTTCGAAAAGCAGCAGCGAAGATAATAGCAAGGTTTTCCAGTTCGATTTTGTAGGACAGGATGTACAGACCGGAATATTAAAACACACCTTCCAAATAGGTTTCGACTGGAAAGAGTCTGCAACCACCACCGACGCATATGGTCTTGTGACCAATGGCGTAATTGACCGTGCGGTAAACAGCATTTTTGTTGATAATATTGATGTTACACAGCAATTCAGCAACATCTTACCTGCTTCGGTTGACCTTAGCCGTTTGGTAAATCTCGGCGCGAACGCCCAGGCAAAAAGCGCAACTATAGGAGTAATGGCACAGGAAGTAATGAGCATTGGGAAATACGTAAAAGCCATTATGGGCGTACGTTATAGCAAGTTCAACGGCGATTCTCAGGACGGACAGAAATATGCGTGGGATCCGTCAGTCGGGGTGATGGTTTCTCCACTAGAAAACGTTAACATCTATGGTTCATATACCACCACAACCAGCCTTCGAGGAAATTCAAATCCTTTAGAAGGAGGTGGTACTGTGGGCGCTTCTGTTACCCGGCAGTGGGAAGCTGGTGTAAAATCGGACTGGTTTGATGAAAGACTTCGTTTCAACATCAACCTATTTGATATGGACATGAACAATCTTTCTTACTCCATTCTCGATCAGGCAGGTAATGCTACAGGACTTTACGGCCTTGCGGGCGATCTGAAAAGACGTGGGGTAGAAATTGACCTCATCGGGAAACTATTGCCAGAGCTTGAAGTGATGGCAGGTTATGCATACCTCGACGCTTTCTACGAAAACAGCCCGGCTTACGTAAACGATTCCAGACCTATGATGGCTGCTGAACATACCGCAAACGGCTGGCTGAACTACACCGTGAAAGATGGCGCACTCGCGGGACTACACTTTGGTGGAGGCGTATATTACGTAGGCGAAAGACCAATCAATGAATATACGCAGAAAACAATCGTACACAATACACAGCCAGGCGTTAAACCTTTCATGCTGGATGCTTATACCACAGTGAACGCACAGATCGGTTACCGCTACAAAAATGTGAAAGTGAAAGTGTTCGCGAATAACCTTACCGATGCCATCGGCTACAGTTCATACTACCGCGGCGGTTATTTGAACAGAATCGATCCTAGAAATTTTGCCGTACAGTTAAATTATTTATTTTAA
- the rimM gene encoding ribosome maturation factor RimM (Essential for efficient processing of 16S rRNA), producing MKKEDCYFLGKITRRHGLQGNVFLKLDTDQPEMYNRLESLFLDINGLLVPFFIAKQSWSKGDTLIISFKNATEALIEQSLGKDAYLPLSTLPKLTGNKFYYHEVIGYEIREADGKSCGNIVSVNDQTAQHYFILDFAGKEIIVPIIKDWIIELNREEKFLKMDLPEGLMDVFLVPSKKDE from the coding sequence ATGAAAAAAGAAGACTGCTATTTTTTAGGGAAAATCACCCGCCGCCACGGCCTGCAAGGGAATGTTTTTTTGAAACTCGATACCGATCAGCCAGAGATGTATAATCGGCTAGAGTCCCTTTTTCTGGATATCAATGGCCTGCTGGTACCCTTTTTCATCGCCAAACAATCGTGGAGTAAAGGCGACACCCTCATCATTTCCTTCAAAAACGCCACCGAAGCACTCATCGAGCAGTCTCTGGGCAAAGACGCCTACCTGCCACTTTCCACACTGCCCAAGCTCACAGGCAACAAATTCTATTATCACGAAGTCATTGGCTACGAAATCCGTGAAGCCGACGGTAAAAGCTGTGGCAACATCGTTTCCGTGAACGACCAGACCGCGCAGCACTACTTCATACTCGATTTTGCAGGCAAAGAAATCATCGTCCCAATCATCAAAGATTGGATTATCGAACTCAATCGTGAAGAAAAATTCTTAAAAATGGATCTTCCAGAGGGGTTGATGGACGTGTTCTTGGTCCCATCAAAGAAAGACGAGTAG
- a CDS encoding glycoside hydrolase family 25 protein, translating to MAKKSGKRKSTKKIHQKRRKRFMWRRGILLAILLLALVGSGFYLKQKIGFYYAMYFNRFEHKSLTNTEFEEKRINRIITEYSDKTFGIDMSHYQRREDIQWDSLSIANRAIPIQFVILRATMGNRSADRHFDEFWQLAKKHNLIRGAYHFYRADEDPVRQANNFLENVKLEEGDLPPVLDIEKIPRRKSNAKLVEDLKIWCRIVEEAYGEKPIIYTYYHYYNDFLKGEFDDYPLWLANYNDVLVPSPDDPWQIWQFTEKGIVHGINTKVDVNVYNGSLWSLRRLTLD from the coding sequence ATGGCGAAAAAATCAGGCAAAAGGAAATCTACCAAAAAAATCCACCAGAAGAGGCGCAAGAGATTTATGTGGCGCCGTGGTATATTGCTTGCGATTCTGCTACTGGCATTGGTAGGAAGTGGTTTCTACCTGAAACAGAAGATCGGGTTTTATTATGCCATGTATTTCAATAGATTCGAGCATAAAAGCCTTACCAATACCGAGTTTGAGGAAAAACGCATCAACCGTATCATTACCGAATATTCCGATAAAACCTTTGGTATTGATATGTCCCACTATCAGCGGAGAGAAGACATCCAGTGGGACAGCCTCAGCATCGCGAACCGTGCCATCCCGATTCAGTTTGTCATTTTAAGAGCCACGATGGGCAACCGCAGTGCTGACAGACATTTCGATGAATTCTGGCAGCTCGCGAAAAAACATAATCTCATCCGCGGTGCCTATCATTTTTACCGTGCTGACGAAGATCCGGTGCGCCAGGCCAATAATTTCCTGGAAAATGTGAAACTGGAAGAAGGTGATTTGCCGCCGGTTTTAGATATTGAAAAAATTCCCAGACGCAAATCGAACGCGAAACTCGTCGAAGACCTGAAAATTTGGTGCCGGATCGTTGAGGAGGCGTATGGCGAGAAACCCATCATCTACACCTATTATCATTATTACAATGATTTCCTGAAAGGCGAATTTGACGATTATCCTCTTTGGCTCGCCAATTATAACGATGTTTTGGTGCCCTCACCTGATGATCCGTGGCAAATCTGGCAGTTTACAGAGAAAGGCATCGTACACGGCATCAATACCAAAGTGGACGTTAATGTGTACAACGGCAGCCTTTGGTCACTAAGGCGGCTCACGCTCGATTAA
- a CDS encoding Lrp/AsnC ligand binding domain-containing protein, producing the protein MKSATNASYHLDAVDKEIIYMLMDNAKTSLAHISKNVGISTTAVHQRIKKLEQAGVIENSISFLNPRKIGYKVVSYIGVFLEQPSHYHDAVKALKEVNEVVEAHYTTGNYTIFLKVLCRDNDHLMQILNKLQKLKGVTRTETFISLEQSINRQLKV; encoded by the coding sequence ATGAAAAGTGCAACCAATGCAAGCTATCACTTGGATGCTGTGGATAAAGAGATCATCTATATGCTGATGGATAATGCCAAAACTTCCTTGGCCCACATTTCAAAAAACGTCGGCATATCTACGACGGCCGTACACCAACGCATAAAAAAATTAGAGCAGGCTGGGGTAATCGAAAACTCCATCTCATTCCTTAATCCACGTAAGATTGGCTACAAAGTAGTATCTTACATCGGTGTCTTTCTTGAGCAGCCAAGTCATTATCATGATGCCGTGAAGGCCCTTAAGGAAGTGAATGAAGTGGTGGAAGCACATTATACCACCGGCAATTATACGATCTTCCTTAAAGTGCTTTGCCGCGATAATGATCATTTGATGCAGATTTTAAACAAGCTGCAAAAACTGAAAGGTGTGACCAGGACTGAAACCTTCATCTCGCTCGAACAAAGCATCAACCGACAACTGAAAGTTTAA
- a CDS encoding 30S ribosomal protein S16 has product MSVKIRLQRHGKKGKPFFHIVVADARAKRDGKFIEKLGTYNPVTNPAIIELNVDSAVKWLNNGAQPTDTARAILSYKGVLYKKHLLGGVAKGAFDEAEAEKRFNTWLEGKEQQVLGKKDGLKKAKEDAKKAALEAEAKVNQARVDAAAKLEADAKAAEEAKIAEEKAAANAEAAEKSAVENVAETLGNVAAAVSGAVDAVKETVAEVTEKIADAVAPKKDAEGDEAKA; this is encoded by the coding sequence ATGTCAGTAAAAATTAGATTACAAAGACACGGTAAAAAAGGAAAACCTTTTTTCCACATCGTAGTTGCAGATGCCAGAGCAAAAAGAGATGGTAAATTCATCGAGAAATTGGGTACTTACAACCCAGTTACCAATCCTGCAATCATCGAACTGAACGTTGACTCCGCAGTAAAATGGCTTAACAACGGTGCCCAGCCTACCGATACTGCAAGAGCAATCCTTTCATACAAAGGCGTACTTTACAAAAAACACCTTTTGGGTGGTGTTGCTAAAGGTGCTTTTGACGAGGCTGAAGCTGAAAAAAGATTCAACACTTGGTTGGAAGGTAAAGAGCAGCAGGTTCTTGGTAAAAAAGACGGTCTGAAGAAAGCAAAAGAAGATGCTAAGAAAGCAGCGTTGGAAGCTGAGGCTAAAGTAAACCAAGCAAGAGTTGACGCTGCCGCTAAACTAGAAGCAGACGCTAAGGCTGCTGAAGAAGCTAAAATTGCTGAAGAAAAAGCCGCTGCTAACGCTGAAGCCGCTGAAAAATCAGCCGTAGAAAACGTAGCAGAAACTTTAGGTAACGTAGCCGCTGCAGTAAGCGGAGCTGTAGATGCAGTGAAAGAAACTGTTGCTGAGGTGACGGAGAAAATTGCTGATGCTGTAGCACCTAAAAAAGATGCTGAAGGCGACGAGGCAAAAGCCTAA
- a CDS encoding ABC-F family ATP-binding cassette domain-containing protein encodes MNYVSAENLTKSYGLKVLFKNISFNVNEGDKIAIVAKNGSGKSTLLKILMGKEIADAGTVVINKDIQVVLFDQEIEFDPSLSVEEFMMTLDSPPILAVKKYHHALHTEDPDDMDKALAEMELHKAWDLENEMKQILSQLKITDLDAKMGTLSGGQIKRVALAKLLTETRAEHRHILLIMDEPTNHLDVEMVEWLENYLSKAKITLLLVTHDRYFLDSVCDIIWEMEDQNLYVHNGSYATYLENKVIREENLNSTIDKAQNLYRKELEWMRRQPKARTTKSKSRIGDFYETEKVAKQDTRKQNLELDFEMKRLGKKILELKNIDKSFGSKVLLKDFSYQFQRGEKVGIVGQNGTGKSTLLNIIQGLEPYDNGEIETGETIKFGYFSQKGLTYKEDERVIDFIREIGENFPLANGRTISASQFLRLFLFDDQTQYSPISKLSGGEKRRLHLMYVLYQNPNFLIFDEPTNDLDLPTLTVLENFLLQFQGSLIIVSHDRYFMDRIVDHVLAFEGDGKIRGFVGNFSEYRETCSQELSKKSAVAEAKPKVETPAPKAETAKPVQKKLSFKEQRELETIEKEMPKLESQRAEILEKLNNETDYEKISVLSAELQRIGDELEMMELRWLELQD; translated from the coding sequence GTGAATTACGTTTCAGCTGAAAACCTTACCAAGTCGTACGGACTGAAGGTTCTGTTCAAAAATATTTCCTTTAATGTAAATGAAGGCGATAAAATCGCTATCGTAGCCAAAAACGGCAGCGGAAAATCGACCTTGCTGAAGATCCTGATGGGGAAAGAAATTGCGGATGCTGGGACTGTCGTCATTAATAAAGACATTCAGGTCGTTCTCTTTGATCAGGAAATTGAGTTTGATCCATCGCTTTCCGTAGAAGAATTCATGATGACGCTGGATTCGCCGCCGATCTTGGCTGTAAAGAAATATCACCACGCACTGCACACCGAAGATCCTGATGATATGGATAAAGCCCTGGCCGAAATGGAACTGCACAAAGCCTGGGATCTTGAGAATGAGATGAAACAGATTCTCTCGCAGCTGAAAATCACCGATCTTGATGCCAAAATGGGAACACTTTCCGGCGGGCAGATCAAAAGGGTAGCATTGGCGAAACTTTTGACGGAGACGCGCGCCGAGCACCGACACATCCTCTTAATCATGGATGAGCCTACCAACCACCTCGATGTTGAAATGGTAGAGTGGCTCGAAAATTATCTTTCGAAAGCGAAAATTACGCTGTTGCTGGTGACGCACGACCGTTATTTTCTTGATTCTGTGTGTGATATCATTTGGGAGATGGAAGACCAGAATCTCTATGTTCACAATGGCAGCTACGCAACTTACCTTGAAAATAAGGTCATCCGCGAAGAAAATTTGAATTCTACAATTGATAAAGCTCAGAATCTTTACCGCAAAGAACTCGAATGGATGCGCCGTCAGCCGAAAGCGCGCACCACCAAATCGAAATCGAGGATTGGCGATTTCTATGAGACCGAAAAAGTAGCCAAACAGGATACCAGGAAGCAGAATCTGGAACTCGATTTTGAGATGAAACGCTTAGGCAAGAAAATCCTGGAGCTTAAAAATATCGATAAAAGTTTCGGTTCAAAGGTTTTGCTTAAAGATTTCAGCTATCAGTTTCAGCGCGGCGAAAAAGTAGGGATTGTAGGGCAGAATGGAACCGGAAAATCTACATTATTGAATATTATCCAGGGACTTGAGCCTTACGATAATGGCGAAATAGAAACCGGCGAAACCATCAAATTCGGTTATTTTTCGCAGAAGGGGCTCACCTACAAAGAAGACGAACGCGTGATTGATTTCATCAGGGAAATCGGTGAAAACTTTCCGCTGGCAAACGGCCGCACCATTTCGGCTTCGCAGTTTTTAAGGCTTTTCCTGTTCGATGACCAAACGCAATATTCGCCCATCTCGAAACTTTCAGGTGGCGAAAAACGCCGTCTGCACCTGATGTACGTGCTTTATCAGAACCCGAACTTCCTCATTTTCGATGAACCGACGAATGACCTAGACCTTCCGACTTTGACGGTACTCGAGAATTTCCTGCTACAGTTTCAGGGTTCGCTGATCATCGTATCGCACGACCGCTATTTTATGGATAGAATTGTGGATCACGTGCTGGCCTTCGAAGGCGACGGAAAAATCCGTGGATTTGTGGGCAATTTCTCTGAGTATCGCGAAACGTGCAGCCAGGAATTGAGCAAGAAAAGTGCGGTGGCCGAAGCGAAACCGAAAGTTGAAACGCCTGCGCCGAAAGCTGAAACTGCAAAACCTGTTCAGAAGAAACTCAGTTTCAAAGAGCAGCGCGAACTTGAAACCATTGAAAAAGAGATGCCGAAACTCGAATCTCAGCGGGCAGAGATTCTCGAAAAACTCAATAACGAAACCGATTACGAGAAGATTTCTGTGCTTTCGGCGGAGCTTCAGAGAATCGGCGATGAACTAGAAATGATGGAGCTTCGCTGGCTGGAACTTCAGGATTAA
- a CDS encoding PepSY-associated TM helix domain-containing protein: protein MAKKKSAARLFLRKRKKNESFFKYFMGFLHLWLGLLSSVVILVLCLSGSIYAFKNQIIDLYNYDKIFVSLSDQPKLNPDAVSGIFKKEGKELTSLTMPAGNRSWMVSYNEGTANHSTFINPYTGDKLGSADAGLNSFFEVILDLHRNLMLGDVGRQIGGASVLMFLVLLFSGFVLWLPRKLKYLKQGLTVKLKSKFFRLNHDLHNVLGFYAIPLLFFIAVTGIYVTYPWVKNAVIISLGGESIQTSLTNENDDTFANLMGDMMDRQQEKKETTEQPVSLNAILKTADEHLDYNGNTVLELPNAENPRYTVRKVNAQHWYSLQLPDEITFDKAGAFKTKDIFLDKPLDKQFTALAKPLHTGEIMGLPSIILYFIVTLIGCMLPVTGFIIWWHRVSK, encoded by the coding sequence ATGGCTAAGAAAAAATCCGCCGCACGGCTTTTCCTCAGAAAAAGGAAAAAGAACGAGTCTTTCTTCAAATACTTCATGGGATTTCTGCACCTTTGGCTCGGACTGCTCTCTTCGGTTGTCATTTTGGTACTTTGTCTTTCGGGCAGTATTTATGCCTTTAAAAACCAAATCATCGATCTTTACAATTATGATAAGATTTTCGTTTCATTATCGGATCAGCCTAAATTGAATCCGGACGCCGTTTCCGGGATATTTAAAAAAGAAGGCAAAGAACTCACGTCCCTCACAATGCCAGCCGGAAACCGAAGCTGGATGGTTTCTTATAACGAGGGAACGGCCAATCACAGCACGTTCATCAATCCCTACACCGGCGATAAGCTGGGCTCCGCGGATGCAGGCCTGAACTCATTTTTTGAGGTGATTCTTGATCTCCACCGCAATCTAATGCTGGGCGATGTGGGCAGGCAAATTGGTGGCGCTTCGGTATTGATGTTTTTGGTTTTACTTTTCTCCGGATTTGTACTTTGGTTACCACGAAAACTGAAATATTTAAAACAAGGCCTGACCGTAAAATTAAAATCAAAGTTCTTCCGCCTGAACCATGATCTGCACAATGTTTTGGGTTTCTATGCCATTCCGCTGCTGTTTTTCATCGCCGTCACTGGCATTTATGTTACTTACCCGTGGGTGAAAAATGCGGTCATCATATCGCTGGGCGGAGAGTCGATTCAAACTTCCCTAACGAATGAAAACGATGATACATTTGCAAATCTGATGGGTGATATGATGGATCGTCAGCAGGAAAAAAAGGAAACCACCGAACAACCGGTCTCCTTGAATGCGATACTAAAAACGGCTGATGAGCACCTTGATTACAACGGAAACACCGTACTTGAACTTCCGAACGCAGAAAACCCGCGCTATACAGTAAGGAAAGTGAACGCGCAACATTGGTACAGCCTGCAACTACCCGATGAGATAACCTTCGATAAAGCAGGCGCGTTCAAAACCAAGGACATTTTCCTCGACAAACCACTTGATAAACAGTTCACTGCGTTGGCCAAGCCGCTCCACACCGGCGAAATCATGGGATTGCCGAGTATTATCCTTTATTTCATCGTCACGTTAATCGGCTGCATGCTGCCCGTCACGGGCTTCATTATTTGGTGGCACCGGGTGTCGAAATAG